The following are encoded together in the Candidatus Poribacteria bacterium genome:
- a CDS encoding sulfite exporter TauE/SafE family protein, which produces MVERSAKQRILLQMASFYVGVTKSGFAGGTGIVITPLMAMVLRPKESLGLALPLLFLSDIVNFGLYWGQWKWGVVAALLPGSALGIVFATRVLVRLSETWVKRVLGALALFFVPIQILRMTVWHDFTPVLTGSAMNLVAGFGIGFVTGIFSTMAHLGGIITTLYFLLVLPKENINVTMVGCATVIFFWINGIKLITYTRGQIINRDILRMVPPLLPMLAIGLLAGKWVNSLLGGVRVDWFVYIVLVIVSVMAWKLLWDARPKPKASEQPTSP; this is translated from the coding sequence ATGGTCGAACGTTCGGCAAAGCAGCGCATCTTGCTCCAGATGGCGAGCTTCTATGTCGGCGTAACGAAGTCGGGCTTTGCCGGCGGCACGGGGATCGTCATCACGCCGCTGATGGCGATGGTGTTGCGTCCCAAAGAGAGCCTCGGGCTGGCGCTGCCGCTCCTGTTCCTTTCGGACATCGTCAACTTCGGGCTCTACTGGGGTCAATGGAAGTGGGGCGTCGTTGCCGCGCTGCTGCCTGGTTCGGCGCTGGGCATCGTGTTCGCCACGCGCGTGCTGGTACGGCTGTCGGAGACGTGGGTCAAACGCGTGCTCGGCGCGCTCGCCCTATTCTTCGTACCGATCCAAATCCTACGAATGACCGTATGGCATGACTTTACGCCCGTGCTTACCGGTTCCGCCATGAACCTGGTCGCGGGATTCGGCATCGGGTTCGTGACGGGCATCTTCTCCACGATGGCGCATCTGGGCGGGATCATCACGACGCTCTACTTCCTGCTCGTGCTGCCGAAGGAGAACATCAACGTCACGATGGTCGGATGCGCGACGGTCATCTTCTTCTGGATTAATGGCATCAAGTTGATCACCTACACGCGGGGTCAGATCATCAACCGCGACATCCTCCGCATGGTTCCGCCGCTGCTGCCGATGCTGGCAATCGGGCTCCTTGCCGGCAAGTGGGTGAACAGCCTTCTCGGCGGCGTGCGGGTGGACTGGTTCGTCTATATCGTCCTGGTCATCGTATCGGTCATGGCGTGGAAGCTGCTGTGGGACGCGCGTCCCAAGCCCAAGGCTTCGGAGCAGCCCACGTCGCCATGA
- a CDS encoding SDR family oxidoreductase: MDLGIQGRNAVVCAASRGLGRACATALAREGVNVVICARGADALNDAAEAIRPETKAKVVPIPADVSDPEQARAVIARARAELGQVDILVTNAGGPPPGGLFDTPIESYDTAHRLTLMSVVGLVREVVDEMKARKWGRIVNLSSICVKQPLDRLILSNAVRASVIGFAKTAATELAPFGVTVNNVAPGLIYTDRIVQLLADRATANGTTSEQELAKMEATIPTGRLGKPEELGAFVAFLASEHASYITGATIQVDGGAVRSLL, from the coding sequence ATGGACCTAGGGATCCAGGGCAGAAACGCCGTCGTCTGCGCCGCGAGTCGCGGGCTGGGACGCGCCTGTGCCACAGCGCTGGCGCGCGAAGGCGTCAACGTCGTCATCTGCGCGCGAGGAGCGGACGCGCTCAACGACGCAGCGGAGGCGATCCGCCCCGAGACGAAGGCGAAGGTCGTGCCTATCCCGGCGGACGTGTCCGACCCGGAGCAGGCGCGAGCCGTCATCGCGCGCGCGCGCGCCGAACTCGGACAGGTGGACATCCTCGTGACGAACGCGGGAGGTCCACCGCCCGGCGGGCTCTTCGACACGCCCATCGAGAGTTACGACACCGCACATCGGCTCACGCTGATGAGCGTCGTCGGACTCGTCCGCGAGGTTGTGGACGAGATGAAGGCGCGGAAGTGGGGCAGGATCGTCAACCTGTCGTCGATCTGCGTCAAGCAGCCGCTGGATCGCCTGATCCTCTCCAACGCCGTACGCGCGTCCGTGATCGGCTTCGCCAAGACCGCGGCGACGGAGTTGGCTCCGTTCGGCGTCACCGTCAACAACGTCGCTCCGGGTCTGATCTACACGGATCGGATCGTCCAACTGCTCGCGGACCGAGCCACGGCGAACGGCACAACGTCCGAGCAGGAGCTGGCGAAGATGGAGGCGACCATTCCCACCGGACGTCTCGGCAAGCCGGAAGAACTGGGAGCCTTCGTCGCGTTCCTCGCCAGTGAGCACGCGAGCTACATCACGGGGGCGACGATCCAGGTCGACGGCGGCGCGGTTCGTTCGCTGCTCTGA
- a CDS encoding sugar phosphate isomerase/epimerase has product MKLGFLTPFSEDALKLAKKGPFQCLEIGGSAGWIDQPEQRKQAKALLNQYGLFAASFMVLGPSIRTTKDQLVGEVERMGKLMDMAIEFGGAVLTGAAPMGYDPSKSLADNVAMFKEVYSPIADVAEKKGVKIAFENWPGGRGPFGDGGNLTVTPESIEMMLAAVPSKQIGLEFDPSHFIWQDVDVMAAARQFIDRIHIIHAKDTEIFEDRLAWRGKWGRGWWTYRLPGFAKFDWHGFFALLYELGFDGNVVIEHEDGRFDGPRRPLGFLLSGDFLKKALMD; this is encoded by the coding sequence ATGAAGCTCGGGTTTCTGACGCCCTTCTCGGAAGATGCACTGAAGCTGGCGAAGAAGGGCCCGTTCCAGTGCCTCGAGATCGGCGGCTCGGCTGGGTGGATCGATCAGCCGGAACAGCGAAAGCAGGCAAAGGCGCTCCTCAATCAGTACGGTCTGTTCGCCGCGTCCTTCATGGTGCTTGGACCCTCGATCCGTACGACCAAGGATCAGCTCGTCGGCGAGGTCGAGCGCATGGGCAAGCTGATGGATATGGCGATTGAGTTCGGGGGCGCAGTCCTCACCGGCGCGGCTCCCATGGGCTACGACCCCTCCAAGAGCCTCGCGGACAACGTCGCGATGTTCAAGGAAGTCTACAGCCCCATCGCCGACGTCGCCGAGAAGAAGGGCGTGAAGATCGCGTTCGAGAACTGGCCCGGCGGCAGAGGACCCTTCGGCGACGGCGGGAACCTCACCGTGACGCCGGAATCCATCGAGATGATGCTGGCGGCAGTGCCTTCCAAGCAGATCGGGCTCGAGTTCGACCCGTCGCACTTCATCTGGCAGGATGTCGATGTGATGGCGGCTGCGCGGCAGTTCATCGACCGCATCCACATCATTCACGCGAAGGATACGGAGATCTTCGAAGACCGCCTCGCGTGGCGCGGCAAGTGGGGTCGCGGCTGGTGGACGTATCGTCTGCCGGGCTTCGCCAAGTTCGACTGGCACGGGTTCTTCGCTCTGCTGTACGAGCTCGGGTTCGACGGCAACGTCGTGATCGAGCACGAAGACGGTCGGTTCGACGGGCCGCGTCGACCTCTCGGCTTCCTGCTCAGCGGCGACTTCCTCAAGAAGGCGTTGATGGACTGA